In Actinomycetota bacterium, the sequence CATCGCCATCGCCGACGAGCTGGCCGGCGCCGCCGAGATGGTCATGGGCAAAGCCGACGGTGTGCCGGTAGCGGTCGTCCGGGGGGCGCCGATCCGGCGGGGCCGGGGCGATGCCAAGGCGCTCATCCGGCCGGCGGCCGAGGACCTGTTTCTCTAGACCTGGGTCCGCAGGAACTCGATCGTCTCGGCCAGGCCCTCGTCCAGGTCCTTTTGCGGGGACCAGCCGAGGATCCCGCCGGCCTTTGCGCTGCTCAGGCAACTCCGCTCCAGCTCGCCCGGCCGGGCCGGCCTGTACACAGGTTCGGCCTCCACCCCGCAGATGGCCGCCATCCGGGCATAGAGGTCGTTGACGCTCGTCTCCACGCCGGTGCCGATGTTGAAGGTCTCGCCGTCGCCCTTCGCCGAGGCGGCGAAGAACGCCTCGACCACGTCTGTTACGAAGACGTAGTCCCGGGTCTGGGACCCGTCCCCGAAGATCGAACACGGCTCGCCCTTCAGCAGGCGGCTTCCGAAGATCGCCACCACGCCGGCCTCCCCCGCAGGATCCTGGCGGGGGCCGTAGACGTTGCCCAGGGCCAGGTTGGCGTACTGCAGGCCGTTCAGCGAGCTGTAGAACCGAAGGTAGTCGTCCATCACCGACTTGGTGATCCCGTACGGGGAGTCCGGGTTTTTCGGTGTCTGCTCGTCGAGGGGGAACCGGGCCGGGTCCGCCTCGCCGTAGATGCAGCCGCCGGACGAGGCGGTCACCACCCGGGCGCCGGCGCCGGCCGCCGCCCCCAGGATCCGCAGCGTCCCCAGGACGTTGACGTCGGCGTCGAAGATGGGGTCGGCGACCGAGCGGCGAACGTCCATCTGGGCGGCGAAGTGGTAGATCTCATCCGGCCGGAAGTCCTCGATCAGGCGGGCGGCCGCCTCGTCCCGGATGTCCAGGCGGTCGACCTCCACGCCGGCGGCCTCGAGAAACGGCAGGCGCTGCTCGCCGGAGGACAGGTTGTCGATCACCCGCACCTCCCGGCCGCCGGCCACCAGCCGGTCCACCATGTGGCTGCCGATGAACCCGGCGCCGCCGGTTACCAGCGCCCTCAACGAACCAGGCGCCCGCTCATCTCGTCCTCGAGCAGCCTGACGTCGGCGTCGACCATCAGGCGCACCAGCTCCTCGAAATTGGTCTTCGGGGCCCACCCGAGCTTCGTGCGGGCCTTTTCGGCGTCGCCCAGCAGGTGGTTCACCTCGGTCGGGCGGTAGTAGCGGGGGTCGATCTCCACGTGCTTGGTCCAGTCGAGCCCGGCGTGGCTGAAGGCCACCTCGCAGTACTCCCTGGGCGAGTGGGCCTCCCCGGTGGCCACGACGTAGTCGTCGGGCGCTTCCTGCTGCAGCATCATCCACATCGCCTCGACGTACTCGGGCGCGTAGCCCCAGTCCCTCAAGGCGTCCAGGTTGCCCATGAACAGCTTGTCCTGCATCCCTGCCGCAATTCGGGCGACCGCCCGGGAGATCTTGCGGGTCACGAAGTTCTCCCCCCGGCGGGGCGACTCGTGGTTGAACAAGATGCCGCTGCAGGCGAACACGTCGTGCGCCTCCCGGTAGTTGACCGTTATCCAGTGGCCGTACAGCTTGGCCACGCCGTACGGGCTCTGCGGGACGAAGGGGGTGGACTCGTTCTGGGGGGCCGGGCTGGCCCCGAACATCTCCGACGACGACGCCTGGTAGAAGCGGATATCGCCGCCGGCGATCCGCACCGCCTCCAGCATCCGGGCGACTCCGAGGCCGGTAACGTCGCCGGTGTACTCGGGAATCTCGAACGACACCCGGACGTGGCTCTGGGCGGCCAGGTTGTAGACCTCGTCGGGCTGGATGTTCCCGATCAGGGTCAGCAGGGAGGAGGTGTCCGACAGGTCGGCGTAGTGCTTGAAGAAGTGGACCCCGGCCTCGTGCGGGTCCTGG encodes:
- a CDS encoding NAD-dependent epimerase/dehydratase family protein; protein product: MRALVTGGAGFIGSHMVDRLVAGGREVRVIDNLSSGEQRLPFLEAAGVEVDRLDIRDEAAARLIEDFRPDEIYHFAAQMDVRRSVADPIFDADVNVLGTLRILGAAAGAGARVVTASSGGCIYGEADPARFPLDEQTPKNPDSPYGITKSVMDDYLRFYSSLNGLQYANLALGNVYGPRQDPAGEAGVVAIFGSRLLKGEPCSIFGDGSQTRDYVFVTDVVEAFFAASAKGDGETFNIGTGVETSVNDLYARMAAICGVEAEPVYRPARPGELERSCLSSAKAGGILGWSPQKDLDEGLAETIEFLRTQV
- the gmd gene encoding GDP-mannose 4,6-dehydratase, producing the protein MKKALITGVTGQDGSYLAELLLSKGYEVHGVVRRSSSFNSGRLDGVYQDPHEAGVHFFKHYADLSDTSSLLTLIGNIQPDEVYNLAAQSHVRVSFEIPEYTGDVTGLGVARMLEAVRIAGGDIRFYQASSSEMFGASPAPQNESTPFVPQSPYGVAKLYGHWITVNYREAHDVFACSGILFNHESPRRGENFVTRKISRAVARIAAGMQDKLFMGNLDALRDWGYAPEYVEAMWMMLQQEAPDDYVVATGEAHSPREYCEVAFSHAGLDWTKHVEIDPRYYRPTEVNHLLGDAEKARTKLGWAPKTNFEELVRLMVDADVRLLEDEMSGRLVR